The following proteins are co-located in the Polystyrenella longa genome:
- a CDS encoding tyrosine-type recombinase/integrase: MASLHKDRKSSNFSIRFRYEGRNINRSLRTSDKRKAAGICSRIEETLLLLEGGRIEIPASTEPLDFIFSDGKKTGKTVSTKTKHWGLTEFCAIYEQRLPQGHKEASTLHGERIHFNHLQRHLGPNRKVQFITKANLQEYVAKRLQDTHHGKPIQPDTVRKELVTFRMLWNWGVQEDLLTGPSPTKHVVFPLTDEKPPFMTCQEIERIIARGGLTEAEERRLWESVYLETSEVGEVLEYIRNNARYPFIYPMMVFVAHTSARRSEMVRSLIEDIDFRSRTVVLREKKKSRTKAMTFRRVDMSPLLYRVLQEWIQNHPGGQQTFCQLRGFQQALPLTVWQAHYHLKQTVSNSDWSFLTGFHIFRHSFASNLAAAEVDQRVIDEFMGHQTEEMRRRYRHLFPAQRRAAIESIFGEEDDRNQGSLAS; this comes from the coding sequence ATGGCCAGCCTTCACAAAGACCGTAAATCGTCCAATTTCAGTATTCGCTTTCGTTACGAAGGGAGGAATATCAATCGGTCCCTTAGGACTTCGGATAAACGAAAAGCGGCTGGAATCTGCTCGCGTATTGAAGAGACACTACTATTGCTGGAGGGCGGTAGGATTGAAATTCCTGCGAGTACTGAGCCTCTTGACTTTATTTTCTCCGACGGCAAGAAGACCGGGAAAACAGTCTCGACAAAAACAAAACATTGGGGACTGACCGAATTCTGTGCCATTTACGAGCAACGGCTCCCTCAAGGACATAAAGAAGCTTCAACACTGCATGGAGAGCGGATTCACTTCAATCATCTCCAGAGGCATTTAGGCCCGAACAGAAAGGTGCAATTTATCACCAAAGCAAACTTGCAGGAGTACGTCGCGAAGCGTTTACAGGATACTCATCACGGAAAACCAATTCAACCAGATACCGTTCGCAAAGAATTGGTCACTTTTCGGATGCTTTGGAACTGGGGAGTTCAAGAAGATCTTCTTACGGGACCTTCTCCCACTAAGCATGTTGTGTTCCCCCTGACAGACGAGAAGCCCCCCTTTATGACGTGCCAGGAAATAGAACGTATTATTGCCCGAGGAGGACTTACCGAAGCAGAGGAGAGACGGCTTTGGGAATCAGTTTACCTGGAGACCTCTGAGGTTGGTGAGGTTTTAGAGTACATCCGAAATAACGCTCGCTACCCTTTCATTTATCCGATGATGGTATTCGTGGCTCATACCTCAGCCCGCCGCAGCGAAATGGTGAGATCACTAATTGAAGATATCGACTTTCGATCTCGCACGGTTGTGCTGCGTGAGAAAAAGAAAAGCCGAACAAAGGCAATGACATTTCGCCGCGTGGATATGAGCCCACTGCTTTATCGCGTCCTGCAGGAATGGATTCAGAATCATCCTGGGGGCCAGCAGACGTTCTGCCAGTTACGCGGGTTTCAACAAGCGTTACCGCTTACCGTCTGGCAAGCTCATTATCATCTAAAACAAACCGTGTCTAACAGCGATTGGAGCTTTTTAACGGGATTCCATATCTTTCGACACTCGTTCGCATCCAACCTGGCCGCTGCTGAGGTGGATCAACGGGTTATTGACGAATTCATGGGACATCAAACCGAAGAAATGAGACGCCGCTACCGACATCTGTTTCCAGCCCAGAGGAGAGCGGCGATTGAGTCCATCTTTGGCGAAGAGGACGATAGGAATCAAGGTTCGCTTGCCAGTTAA